Proteins encoded in a region of the Dasypus novemcinctus isolate mDasNov1 chromosome 24, mDasNov1.1.hap2, whole genome shotgun sequence genome:
- the DSN1 gene encoding kinetochore-associated protein DSN1 homolog isoform X3, with product MTSVSRSETAEDVTQGVSKERNLGSSPKRGGSHDLSHQEGLQSRSLHLSPQEQSAHHQDRRQSWRRASMKETNRRKSLPPFHQGITELSRSISVNLAESKRLGSLLLSSFQFSVQKLEPFLKDTKDFSLESFRAKVSSLSEELKHFTDRLESDGTLQKCFESPKERCHGLNPGPCTWDVHSTTELYLLPHEIWFYSFVCLFLGGSTQPLELHPLPFILFFFKDLFFIYFSPLPPHPPSCLLSVSIRCVFFCDCFYPYQWHRESVFLLVASSRCVSSPCVRHHSWAGCIFFHAGWLYLQGAVLARGSPLCGGHP from the exons ATGACTTCAGTGTCTAGATCAGAGACTGCAGAAG ACGTGACTCAAGGAGTTTCAAAGGAAAGAAACCTTGGCTCTAGCCCTAAAAGAGGAGGAAGTCATGATCTCAGTCACCAGGAAGGACTTCAGTCCAGGTCCCTTCATTTATCCCCACAAGAACAATCCGCACATCATCAGGACAGGAGGCAATCCTGGCGACGAGCAAGTATGAAAGAAACGAACCGGCGAAAATCACTGCCTCCCTTTCACCAGGGCATCACAG AGCTCAGCAGATCCATCAGTGTCAATTTAGCAGAAAGCAAACGGCTTGGTTCTCTCCTGCTTTCCAGTTTTCAG ttctctgTTCAGAAACTAGAACCTTTCTTAAAGGATACTAAGGATTTCAGTCTTGAAAGTTTTAGAGCCAAAG tctcttctctttctgaagaATTGAAACATTTTACAGATAGACTGGAAAGTGATGGAACTCTCCAAAAATGCTTTGAAAGTCCAAAAGA gaggtgccatggattgaacccaggaccttgtacatgggacgtgcactcaaccactgaactttATCTGCTCCCCCATGAAATTtggttttattcttttgtttgtttgtttttaggaggtagcactcaaccacttgagctacatcctctccccttcattctttttttttttaaagatttattttttatttatttctctcccctaccccctcacccccccagttgtctgctctctgtgtccattcgttgtgtgttcttctgtgactgcttctatccttatcagtggcaccgggaatctgtgtttcttcttgttgcatcatctcgttgtgtcagctctccgtgtgtgcggcaccattcttgggcaggctgcattttctttcacgctgggtggctctacttacagggcgcagtccttgcgcgtgggtctcccctatgtgggggacacccctga